Proteins from one Telopea speciosissima isolate NSW1024214 ecotype Mountain lineage chromosome 1, Tspe_v1, whole genome shotgun sequence genomic window:
- the LOC122643990 gene encoding probable glucan 1,3-beta-glucosidase A, with protein sequence MFSLLFAAMANSALEIKAVNLGGWLVTEGWIKPSLFDGIPNKDLLDGTQLQLKSVKLGKYLCAESGGGTIIVANRTSASGWETFKLWRINETTFQFRVFNKQFVGLDGQGNSTNVVAVSNFSGTSETFEIVRNTNDSTRVRIRASNGFYLQAKTENLVTADSAGNGEWRDDDPSVFESNIVGTMQGEFQVTNGYGPDKAPQVMQEHWSTFIVEDDFKFISKNGLNAVRIPVGWWIASDPKPPKPYVGGSLNALDNAFLWAQNYSVKVIIDLHAAPGSQNGYEHSSSRDGSQEWGNTDENIQQTVSVIDFLTARYAKNPSLLAVELINEPLAPGATLESLNKYYKAGYNAVRNHSSEAYVVLSNRIGSSDAKEFFPLASGLNGSVIDVHYYNLYSDMFSNMTVQQNIDFIHTNRSAQLNNITTSNGPLTFVGEWVAEMELQGASKEDYQKFAKAQLDVYGNATFGWAYWALKNVNNHWSLEWMIQNGYIKL encoded by the exons atgttctctcttttatttGCTGCAATGGCAAACTCAGCTTTAGAAATTAAAGCTGTTAATCTTGGTGGGTGGCTTGTCACTGAAGGATGGATAAAACCGTCTCTGTTCGATGGAATTCCCAACAAAGATCTCTTG GACGGAACCCAACTCCAGCTCAAGTCTGTTAAGTTGGGGAAATATCTCTGCGCAGAGAGTGGCGGAGGAACCATCATCGTTGCGAACCGAACTAGTGCTTCGGGCTGGGAAACCTTCAAA TTGTGGAGGATCAATGAGACAACATTTCAGTTCAGGGTATTCAACAAACAGTTCGTGGGCCTAGATGGTCAAGGAAATAGTACTAACGTAGTAGCCGTTTCAAACTTCTCTGGTACATCAGAAACCTTTGAGATTGTGAGGAATACTAACGATTCTACTCGAGTTCGAATCAGAGCTTCAAACGGGTTCTACTTACAG GCGAAAACGGAGAATTTGGTCACAGCAGATTCGGCAGGGAATGGAGAATGGAGAGACGATGATCCATCGGTTTTCGAGTCAAATATTGTTGGGACCATGCAGGGTGAGTTTCAAGTCACAAACGGTTATGGCCCCGACAAAGCCCCACAAGTTATGCAG GAGCATTGGAGCACATTCATAGTCGAGGATGATTTCAAGTTCATATCAAAAAATGGATTAAATGCTGTAAGAATTCCAGTAGGTTGGTGGATAGCAAGCGATCCAAAGCCACCTAAACCCTATGTGGGGGGTTCTTTGAATGCCTTGGACAATGCCTTCTTATGGGCACA GAACTACAGTGTGAAGGTTATAATTGATCTACACGCAGCACCAGGCTCCCAAAATGGTTACGAACACAGTTCGTCGAGAGATGGATCTCAAGAATGGGGAAATACAGATGAAAACATACAACAAACAGTCTCAGTTATAGACTTCCTCACTGCTAG GTACGCGAAGAACCCAAGCCTCCTTGCAGTAGAGCTTATTAACGAGCCTCTAGCACCAGGTGCAACTCTAGAGAGCCTGAACAAGTACTACAAAGCAGGTTACAATGCCGTAAGGAATCACTCGTCGGAGGCGTATGTAGTGTTGTCCAACCGCATTGGATCTTCTGATGCAAAGGAGTTCTTTCCTCTAGCCAGTGGGCTTAATGGTTCTGTCATTGATGTCCATTATTATAACCTCTACTCTGATATGTTCAGTAACATGACTGTGCAACAGAATATAGACTTCATCCATACCAACAGATCAGCCCAACTGAACAACATCACCACCTCAAACGGACCCCTCACATTTGTTG GTGAATGGGTAGCAGAGATGGAATTGCAAGGAGCATCAAAAGAGGACTATCAGAAGTTTGCAAAAGCCCAATTAGACGTATATGGGAATGCTACGTTTGGATGGGCCTATTGGGCATTAAAGAACGTTAACAACCATTGGAGTTTGGAGTGGATGATC